Proteins encoded in a region of the Sander lucioperca isolate FBNREF2018 chromosome 4, SLUC_FBN_1.2, whole genome shotgun sequence genome:
- the LOC116042787 gene encoding adhesion G protein-coupled receptor L1-like isoform X2: MAVSLWFLGVCVLTLAHVAPSGQAMSRAAMPFGLLRRELACEGYPIELRCPGSDVVMVETANYGRTDDKICDADPFQMENTQCYLPDALKIMAQRCNNRTQCVVVAGVDVFPDPCPGTYKYLEIQYECVPYKVDQKVFVCPGSLLSIQPASSLLEAEHQSGAWCKDPLQAGDRLYVMPWTPYRTEVLYEYASWDDYRQNRVTTTYKLPSRVDGTGFVVYDGAVFYNKERTRNLVKYDLRTRIKSGEAVVVNANYHDTSPYRWGGKSDIDLAVDENGLWVIYSTEANNGRIVVSQVNPYTLRFEGTWATSFDKRGASNAFMACGVLYAVRSVFQDDEGQAEGRVGSDMVVYAYDTSRGQELPVQIPFPNPYQYISSIDYNPRDNQLYVWNNYYVLRYPLQFTPPPPTKGPLSSLMTTVRSYTATVALTPVRPSASHPIGVINRGPFDQRPITAMVPLTPRPPLRVPLAPGSPGQVGGCEGRVARGVQWPPTLKGETVERPCPKGSLGIASYQCTQSPVGWSSRGPDLSNCTSPWVSQIAQKIKSGENAANIAGELVNLTRGRIYAGDVSMSVKLIEQLLDILDSQLQALRPANKESAARNYNKLQKRERTCRAYVQAVVQTVDNLLGPEALVSWADMSSVDQSHSASLLLDAVEKGAFLLANNLYEGRFSDRAPNVDLEVYVLNTEADIHDLTFPHSYDSDSILQISALALQQYSNNGQVKLVLSLYKNLGSFLTTQNSTLRLGLGLGQGSEARRRSLVVNSHVISASVHRGSNRVYLSEPVIFTLRHLQLDNHFGPNCSFWNGSGVSGSGRWSTQGCRLLHTNNTHTTCACNHLSSYAVLMTYQQPAFGAGVEELLVYVVSWVGISVALVCLATCLTTLCCQGAPWHTDHSTIHCNLWANLLITELLFLVGANKTQYTVVCSILAGLLHFSLLSVFCWLCLEGVELYLLQREVFEGRNSRRKYFYLCGYSIPGLVVAVSAAIDFRGYGSKSACWLRTDNYFIWSFLGPVGVVVTLNLVVLVMTLHKMHSTAALKPDSSRHDNLRAWAVGSLTLLFLQSVTWSSGLIFLCAPSLLLAYLFSSLNTAQGLLITILHCTLARKGQKDYGRCLRLSQCCVTSSSSSPDSVKGAALRSNSRYTSSQNRRATANRQSRIRRMWNDTVRRQTESSFIAADVNNTPTLNRAALGNHFLTNPVLQTHAGASPYDTMLAQGYNQPFTSTGTFRNKQKGGVSQSQESCGLDSVCLNGGYTPNTFTLHGLGTTPGSRAGVVGSTDLLREGGVGIGGDDISPALLTPHGTTDLGSSAGMRRNLSDAAALEKMIISELVQSNLRPSVAMPVPPERYGSLARPHHHERAALTHTATLTRHAQPPQEGWAATMQPNTRHNAQEGWAHTRHHTQDAETHSATHGQDQATTPRLQDGWSHSRVSGDSESRELLKDGDRSLQGTLSRRGLQDRQQARPPDVQARPYSTLSRTPGTLSRHRSTVEPSGMTDRDRERDRERDRERYRDRPLPPPPPPPPQESEPLYKALEEPLLMKQREAGIEAWRGGQDREKDETFLLKRDKMMDEWRGGTERGRDESFTSQTRDEEMDEWRAGMERGREESHLLEKRGGRMEVWRGETDQEETFITQKKDFGIDGWRGGMDREKDESLFLKDRDGWRAGIEREHEKQKDRALDVWRGGMDIDREESFLFESKDGGLDGRKRGKDRGSLRYHGEREDSESFALPLTPDLDLDPDSSPIYARDSNPSPLYPGDRRSPPLSIFPRSSPPTNIFAPRDTNSPPNNLYSRHSPQVYSRSSSPPRFYTRSSPPTLSYPDSSPEGPEEVSPTGQPQRPALELPYSLGRPPLGPRPNHLQTFYQPPPLASNGEAVYTAEPASEGDDGQMQRVTSL, encoded by the exons ATGGCTGTGTCACTGTGGTTCCTGGGAGTGTGTGTGCTCACTCTGGCTCACGTCGCCCCTTCCGGCCAAG CTATGTCCCGGGCCGCCATGCCGTTCGGGCTGCTCCGCAGGGAACTGGCGTGCGAGGGTTACCCCATAGAGCTGCGCTGCCCAGGAAGTGACGTGGTTATGGTGGAGACAGCCAACTATGGACGCACTGATGACAAGATCTGTGACGCAGACCCCTTCCAGATGGAGAACACACAGTGTTACCTCCCAGATGCACTCAAGATTATGGCCCAAAG ATGTAACAACAGGACTCAGTGTGTGGTAGTCGCAGGGGTCGACGTCTTCCCAGACCCCTGTCCTGGAACATACAAGTACCTGGAGATCCAGTATGAGTGTGTCCCTTACA AAGTGGATCAAAAAG TTTTCGTGTGTCCCGGCTCACTGCTCAGCATCCAGCCAGCTTCCTCTCTCCTGGAGGCAGAGCATCAGTCGGGGGCGTGGTGTAAGGACCCGCTGCAGGCTGGTGACAGGCTGTACGTCATGCCGTGGACGCCATATAGGACAGAGGTGTTGTATGAGTATGCTTCCTGGGACGACTACCGCCAGAACAGAGTAACCACTACCTATAA GTTGCCTAGCCGCGTGGACGGTACAGGCTTTGTGGTGTATGACGGTGCCGTGTTTTACAACAAGGAGCGAACACGCAACCTGGTCAAATATGACCTGCGAACTCGCATCAAGAGTGGTGAGGCAGTGGTGGTCAATGCCAACTACCACGACACCTCGCCTTACCGCTGGGGAGGGAAGTCAGACATTGATCTGGCGGTGGATGAGAACGGCCTTTGGGTGATCTACTCTACTGAAGCCAATAATGGACGCATCGTGGTTAGCCAG GTGAACCCATACACCCTGCGCTTCGAGGGTACGTGGGCCACCAGCTTTGATAAGCGTGGGGCCAGCAACGCCTTCATGGCGTGTGGTGTGCTCTACGCCGTGCGCTCCGTCTTTCAGGATGACGAGGGGCAGGCGGAGGGCCGAGTTGGCAGCGACATGGTTGTTTATGCCTACGACACCAGCCGTGGACAAGAGCTGCCCGTTCAAATACCATTCCCCAACCCTTACCAGTACATCTCCTCCATAGACTACAACCCTCGAGACAACCAGCTGTATGTGTGGAATAACTACTATGTGCTGAGATATCCACTACAGTTTACACCGCCACCGCCCACTAAAG gtcccctctcctctctgatGACGACTGTCCGCTCATACACGGCAACTGTTGCGTTGACCCCAGTGCGGCCGTCGGCCTCTCATCCTATTGGCGTCATCAACCGAGGACCCTTTGACCAGCGGCCGATCACAGCCATGGTCCCTCTGACCCCACGTCCACCTCTGCGTGTCCCTTTGGCTCCCGGGAGCCCCGGTCAGGTGGGCGGATGTGAGGGCCGGGTGGCACGAGGGGTGCAGTGGCCCCCCACCCTGAAGGGAGAGACTGTGGAGAGGCCCTGCCCAAAAGGGTCACTGG gTATAGCTTCCTATCAGTGCACGCAGTCTCCTGTGGGCTGGAGCTCCAGAGGGCCTGACCTTTCCAACTGCACCTCTCCCTGGGTCAGCCAAATTGCACAGAAG ATCAAGAGCGGAGAGAATGCTGCCAACATCGCTGGAGAGTTGGTCAACCTGACCCGTGGCCGGATCTACGCCGGTGATGTCAGCATGTCCGTCAAGCTAATTGAACAACTATTGGATATCCTGGACTCCCAGCTCCAGGCCTTGAGACCAGCCAATAAAGAGTCAGCAGCACGCAATTACAACAAG cTGCAGAAGAGGGAACGCACATGCAGAGCTTATGTTCAG GCGGTCGTCCAGACAGTTGATAACCTGTTGGGTCCTGAGGCTCTGGTGTCCTGGGCAGATATGAGCAGTGTTGACCAGTCCCACTCAGCATCGCTGCTCTTAGACGCAGTAGAGAAAGGAGCATTTTTATTGGCTAACAATCTCTATGAAGGCCGCTTCAGTGACAGGGCACCAAATGTTG ATCTGGAGGTGTATGTGCTAAATACAGAGGCAGACATACATGACCTGACGTTCCCTCACTCCTATGACAGCGACAGCATCTTGCAGATATCAGCACTGGCTCTGCAGCAGTACAGCAACAATG GCCAGGTGAAGCTGGTCCTCTCTCTCTATAAGAACCTTGGCTCCTTCCTGACCACCCAGAATTCGACTTTGCGGCTCGGATTGGGGCTGGGTCAGGGATCAGAGGCCAGGCGTAGGAGCCTAGTAGTCAATTCCCATGTCATCTCTGCCTCTGTGCACAGAGGATCGAACAGAGTGTACCTCTCCGAGCCGGTGATCTTCACTCTCAGGCACCTGCAG CTGGATAACCACTTTGGCCCCAACTGCTCTTTCTGGAACGGATCAGGGGTTTCTGGGAGTGGCAGGTGGTCTACACAGGGCTGCCGCCTGTTAcacaccaacaacacacacactacctgCGCCTGCAACCACCTGTCCAGCTATGCCGTCCTCATGACCTATCAGCAACCTGCG TTTGGGGCCGGCGTAGAAGAGCTTCTCGTCTATGTGGTTTCCTGGGTTGGCATCTCAGTAGCACTTGTGTGTTTGGCCACCTGCCTCACCACCCTGTGCTGCCAGGGGGCGCCCTGGCACACCGACCACAGCACCATCCACTGCAACCTGTGGGCCAACCTGCTCATCACAGAACTGCTCTTTCTTGTTGGTGCCAACAAGACGCAATACACA GTTGTGTGCTCCATCCTTGCTGGCCTGCTGCACTTCTCGCTGCTCTCGGTGTTTTGCTGGTTGTGTCTGGAGGGGGTGGAACTGTACTTGCTGCAGCGGGAGGTATTCGAGGGACGTAACTCCAGGAGGAAGTATTTTTACCTGTGTGGCTACTCTATTCCTGGGCTGGTGGTGGCCGTGTCCGCAGCCATAGACTTCAGAGGCTACGGCTCAAAATCTGC atgctGGCTGCGAACAGACAATTACTTTATCTGGAGTTTCCTTGGACCTGTTGGTGTCGTTGTTACG TTGAACCTGGTTGTCCTGGTGATGACCTTACATAAGATGCACAGCACTGCTGCTTTGAAGCCAGACTCCAGTCGCCATGACAACCTGAG GGCGTGGGCGGTGGGCTCCCTGACACTGCTCTTCCTGCAGAGTGTCACCTGGTCCTCAGGCCTCATCTTCCTGTGTGCTCCGTCTCTCCTCCTGGCTTACCTCTTCTCCTCCCTTAACACCGCCCAGGGCCTCCTCATCACCATACTGCACTGCACCCTTGCCAGGAAG GGTCAGAAAGACTATGGCCGATGCCTGCGCCTTTCGCAGTGCTGTGTCACTTCTTCTTCCAGCTCTCCGGACTCGGTGAAGGGTGCTGCCCTGCGGTCCAACAGCCGCTACACGAGCAGCCAGAATCGGAGAGCTACTGCTAACAGACAG AGTCGTATCAGGAGGATGTGGAACGACACTGTTCGCAGACAGACTGAATCGTCCTTCATCGCTGCAGACGTCAACAACACACCTACTCTTAACAGAg CTGCTTTGGGGAACCATTTCCTTACTAATCCAGTGTTGCAGACCCATGCTGGAGCCTCTCCTTATGACACGATGCTGGCCCAGGGATACAACCAACCCTTCACCTCCACAG GAACCTTCAGAAACAAGCAGA AGGGTGGTGTGTCCCAGAGCCAGGAGTCCTGTGGGTTGGACAGTGTGTGTCTCAATGGAGGCTACACCCCCAACACCTTCACCCTGCACGGTCTGGGAACCACACCCGGGTCCCGAGCTGGAGTGGTGGGCAGCACTGACCTTCTGCGGGAGGGAGGAGTTGGGATAGGAGGTGATGACATCTCCCCAGCCCTCCTCACTCCCCACGGGACCACAGATCTGGGCAGCAGTGCTGGAATGCGTCGTAACCTGTCTGATGCAGCGGCCCTGGAAAAGATGATCATCTCAGAGCTGGTCCAGAGCAACCTGAGGCCCTCAGTTGCCATGCCTGTTCCTCCTGAGCGCTACGGTAGCCTGGCGAGGCCTCACCACCATGAAAGGGcggctctcacacacactgccaCTTTGACTCGACACGCACAGCCACCCCAAGAGGGCTGGGCTGCCACCATGCAGCCAAACACACGCCACAATGCACAAGAGGGCTGGGCGCATACACGGCACCACACACAAGACGCTGAGACACATTCCGCAACACATGGACAAGATCAAGCCACGACGCCACGTTTACAAGATGGCTGGTCACATTCACGGGTTTCTGGAGACTCTGAGTCCCGTGAGCTGCTGAAAGACGGGGACAGGTCGTTGCAAGGCACTCTGAGTCGCCGCGGACTCCAGGACAGGCAGCAAGCGCGCCCCCCTGACGTTCAGGCACGGCCCTACTCCACCCTCAGTCGCACACCTGGGACCCTGTCCCGCCACCGCAGCACAGTGGAGCCAAGTGgaatgacagacagagacagagagagggacagggagagagacagggagcgTTACCGGGACAGGCCCCTcccgcctcctcctccccctcccccacaAGAGTCTGAGCCCCTGTACAAGGCTCTGGAAGAGCCGCTGTTGATGAAACAGAGGGAGGCAGGCATAGAGGCATGGAGAGGCggccaggacagagagaaggatgaGACATTTCTCttaaaaagagacaaaatgaTGGACGAATGGAGGGGAGGAACTGAAAGAGGGAGGGACGAGTCTTTTACCTCTCAGACGAGAGACGAAGAGATGGACGAATGGAGAGCTGgaatggagagagggagggaggaatcTCATCTGCTGGAGAAGAGAGGTGGAAGGATGGAGGTGTGGCGGGGGGAAACAGACCAGGAAGAGACTTTTATAACTCAGAAGAAAGATTTCGGGATTGACGGATGGAGAGGCGggatggacagagagaaagatgaatCCTTGTTTTTAAAGGACAGAGATGGCTGGAGAGCAGGGATTGAACGGGAGCATGAGAAACAGAAGGATAGAGCGCTGGATGTGTGGAGAGGAGGGATGGATATAGACAGGGAGGAATCCTTCCTGTTCGAGAGCAAAGATGGCGGTCTCGACGGgagaaaaagagggaaagaTAGAGGGTCTCTCCGGTACCACGGCGAACGAGAGGATTCTGAAAGCTTTGCTCTGCCTTTGACCCCTGACCTAGACCTTGACCCTGACTCCTCACCTATCTACGCCCGAGATTCAAACCCCTCCCCGCTCTACCCCGGGGACCGACGCTCGCCTCCACTCAGCATCTTCCCCCGAAGCTCACCCCCGACGAATATCTTCGCTCCCCGAGACACTAACTCACCTCCAAACAATCTCTACTCCCGCCACTCCCCCCAGGTGTACAGCCGAAGCAGCTCCCCTCCTCGCTTCTACACTCGCTCCTCTCCTCCGACCCTCTCGTATCCCGACAGCAGCCCTGAAGGTCCCGAAGAGGTCAGCCCCACTGGCCAGCCCCAGCGGCCCGCCCTGGAACTGCCCTACAGCCTGGGGCGACCCCCGCTGGGCCCCCGGCCCAATCACCTGCAGACCTTTTACCAGCCGCCGCCGCTGGCATCCAATGGAGAGGCAGTGTACACAGCAGAGCCCGCCTCGGAGGGAGACGACGGACAGATGCAGCGGGTGACGAGCCTGTGA